Proteins encoded by one window of Blastopirellula marina:
- the cimA gene encoding citramalate synthase, producing the protein MKKIEIYDTTLRDGAQGEGVSFSLQDKLAITERLDEIGVDFIEGGYPLSNEKDAEYFRRVQEMDLKQIKVCAFGMTRRKGMLAKDDPGMQALLDSGAPVLTIVGKTHDFHVTDVLRVTLEENLAMIADSVGLMVEEGREVIYDAEHFFDGWKANPEYAAQTIQSAAKAGARMVVLCDTNGGSLPEEIAELTKAAIDALKEFGVPVGIHTHNDGDLAVANALASVDAGALQIQGTINGFGERCGNADLISCVANLALKKKGYEVLGGDGLEHLTELSRFVYDTANVNRRNNQAFVGQSAFAHKGGMHVHAVNRAASSYEHISPEKVGNERRVLVSELSGRSNIMALTTKMNIEQDREVMDKILASVVELENRGFQFEAAEASFELLVRKTLGTFNPHFRTLKYHVEVQDVVHHQDLELTTEATVKLDVAEKVKHEVGEGDGPIDALSAALRKALLETYPNLSQMKLVDYKVRVVNSEAGTAARTRVQIECSDEHDVWGTIGVSENIIQASWNALVDAVEYKLHKDEAANETPANPQVAATN; encoded by the coding sequence ATGAAAAAGATTGAGATTTACGACACGACCTTGCGTGACGGTGCCCAGGGAGAAGGCGTCAGCTTTTCTCTGCAGGATAAACTAGCCATTACCGAGCGTCTGGACGAAATTGGGGTCGATTTCATCGAGGGGGGCTATCCTCTTTCCAATGAGAAAGATGCCGAGTACTTCCGCCGCGTCCAAGAGATGGATCTGAAGCAGATCAAGGTCTGTGCGTTCGGTATGACGCGCCGCAAAGGGATGCTGGCCAAAGACGATCCCGGCATGCAGGCCCTGCTCGACTCTGGGGCCCCGGTGCTGACCATCGTCGGCAAGACGCACGATTTTCATGTGACCGACGTATTGCGCGTGACGCTGGAAGAAAACCTGGCTATGATCGCCGACTCAGTTGGCCTGATGGTCGAAGAAGGGCGCGAAGTGATCTACGACGCCGAGCACTTCTTCGATGGCTGGAAGGCGAATCCCGAGTACGCCGCTCAAACGATTCAATCGGCCGCTAAGGCCGGTGCTCGCATGGTCGTGCTGTGCGATACCAACGGCGGCAGCCTGCCGGAAGAGATCGCCGAGTTGACCAAGGCCGCTATCGACGCGCTGAAAGAGTTTGGCGTACCGGTTGGTATCCACACACACAACGATGGCGACCTGGCGGTGGCCAATGCTTTGGCGTCGGTTGATGCCGGGGCATTACAGATTCAAGGGACCATCAATGGTTTCGGCGAACGTTGTGGCAACGCCGACCTGATTTCGTGCGTGGCGAACCTCGCGCTGAAAAAGAAGGGTTACGAAGTCCTGGGTGGCGACGGGCTCGAGCATTTGACCGAGCTGTCGCGATTCGTTTACGACACGGCCAACGTCAACCGCCGCAACAACCAGGCCTTCGTCGGTCAGAGCGCCTTTGCCCACAAGGGTGGGATGCATGTGCACGCCGTTAATCGAGCTGCTTCCAGCTACGAGCATATCTCTCCAGAAAAGGTCGGTAACGAACGCCGGGTGCTGGTCAGCGAATTGTCGGGACGCTCGAACATCATGGCTCTGACGACCAAGATGAACATCGAGCAAGACCGCGAGGTCATGGACAAGATTCTGGCCAGTGTGGTCGAGTTGGAAAACCGCGGCTTTCAGTTTGAAGCGGCGGAAGCGTCGTTCGAGTTGTTGGTTCGCAAGACGCTGGGAACGTTCAATCCTCACTTCCGCACGCTGAAGTACCACGTCGAGGTTCAGGACGTCGTTCATCACCAGGACCTGGAACTGACCACCGAAGCGACCGTCAAGCTGGATGTAGCCGAGAAGGTGAAGCACGAGGTAGGTGAAGGGGACGGCCCGATCGATGCGCTGAGTGCCGCCCTGCGAAAGGCACTGCTGGAGACCTATCCGAACCTGAGCCAGATGAAGCTGGTCGATTACAAGGTTCGTGTCGTTAACAGCGAAGCCGGCACGGCAGCCCGCACGCGTGTGCAGATCGAGTGCAGCGACGAGCACGACGTTTGGGGAACCATTGGCGTCAGCGAAAACATCATCCAGGCCAGCTGGAATGCGTTGGTCGATGCGGTCGAATACAAGCTGCACAAGGACGAAGCGGCAAACGAAACGCCTGCGAATCCTCAAGTGGCAGCAACCAACTAG
- a CDS encoding DUF1559 domain-containing protein gives MHSPNPFCARGARRDGFTLVELLVVIAIIGVLIALLLPAVQQAREAARRMQCSNNLKQIGLALHNYHDTYQTFPSGFMYDSTSNVQWSWGALILPFIEQGSMHDQIGVTKQRLTDCINNANCLTMVKTPIDGYRCPSDTAPNLNPWATYGSNNEKIAESNYIGSEGMVHISQAQKSHGMFHGNSGIKMRDVTDGTSNTIFVGERDGADIDGTTSGRNARRGGVWAGTMNASRKWPKGVMDVLASFAQPMNRETVSGADHNGKGFGSLHPGGSQFLMVDGSGRFIPETIEYRTSDFYWDNPDPTHYNVTNLGVYQLLGVRNDGQPVELP, from the coding sequence ATGCATTCCCCCAACCCATTCTGCGCACGCGGTGCACGCCGAGATGGTTTCACCCTGGTCGAGCTACTGGTGGTGATCGCGATCATCGGTGTGCTGATCGCCCTGCTGCTGCCCGCCGTTCAACAGGCCCGCGAAGCCGCTCGGCGGATGCAGTGCTCAAACAATCTGAAGCAGATTGGTCTTGCTCTGCACAACTACCACGACACCTACCAGACGTTTCCCAGCGGGTTCATGTATGACTCGACCAGCAACGTCCAATGGTCGTGGGGAGCGTTGATTCTGCCGTTCATCGAGCAAGGTTCAATGCACGATCAGATCGGCGTCACCAAGCAGCGGTTGACCGACTGCATTAACAACGCGAACTGCTTGACAATGGTAAAGACCCCGATCGACGGCTATCGCTGCCCTTCGGACACCGCCCCCAACCTGAACCCATGGGCAACCTACGGAAGCAACAACGAAAAGATCGCCGAGTCGAACTACATCGGTAGCGAAGGGATGGTGCACATCAGCCAGGCGCAGAAGTCGCACGGCATGTTCCACGGCAACAGTGGCATCAAGATGCGTGATGTGACCGACGGGACCAGCAACACGATCTTCGTCGGCGAACGTGACGGGGCCGACATTGACGGCACCACCTCAGGCCGCAACGCGCGTCGTGGCGGTGTCTGGGCCGGCACGATGAATGCCTCGCGGAAGTGGCCCAAGGGGGTCATGGACGTGCTGGCCAGCTTCGCCCAGCCGATGAACCGCGAGACCGTCTCCGGTGCCGATCATAACGGCAAAGGATTCGGTAGCCTCCACCCAGGCGGCTCGCAGTTTCTAATGGTCGACGGTTCTGGGCGTTTCATTCCCGAAACGATCGAGTACCGCACGAGCGACTTCTACTGGGACAACCCCGATCCAACCCACTACAACGTTACCAACCTAGGCGTCTACCAGTTGCTGGGCGTTCGGAACGACGGTCAGCCGGTCGAACTTCCCTAA
- a CDS encoding carboxypeptidase regulatory-like domain-containing protein, translating into MISRWITLTACVAVLGIVGCVGSDPNFATVEGNVTIDGQPAEGLEVTFEPESGRPAIGYTNAQGHYELQYTANQEGASLGKYRVRIDVPSGSETKARIPTRYNAKTELVAEVTPGQNELNFELTSKR; encoded by the coding sequence ATGATTTCTCGTTGGATAACACTCACGGCCTGTGTTGCTGTGCTGGGCATTGTTGGCTGCGTCGGCAGCGATCCGAATTTCGCGACCGTCGAAGGAAACGTCACCATTGACGGCCAGCCAGCCGAAGGCCTGGAAGTAACATTCGAGCCTGAGAGTGGTCGACCGGCAATCGGTTATACCAATGCCCAAGGACACTACGAGTTGCAGTACACCGCCAATCAGGAAGGTGCTTCACTGGGCAAATACCGTGTGCGGATCGATGTTCCTTCCGGATCGGAAACCAAAGCCCGAATCCCGACTCGCTATAACGCGAAGACCGAGCTTGTCGCGGAAGTGACGCCTGGGCAGAACGAGCTAAACTTCGAGCTGACAAGTAAGCGTTAG
- a CDS encoding DNA translocase FtsK, with protein MFEERSIQRDLIAIGLSALTIFLALSLLSYRADDAIGELPAPFSAFYQPDQVAYPQPHHVHNLCGGVGALAADFLLVNLGIGAYFAVVSMAAFDVILLMRKEISSPAARLIGWLMTLTGITTLVTIVAPGASPGPISSSGGRLGLIGQQFLSEHFATTGAVILCLAVTACGVLLCTEYELVRLTVWSFLKAKEKTQAGAAAWKTRRERLKEERKAKLLAEFGLDGEEAECEYEEEAEFDEKGVRIKIGGRQIKTDVEKEIPFEDGEEVFEEEAAGDEEVEEEEEYEEEEEIDEEVEEELEEEEVEEEVPITRIDKAQESSLAVKNRNSKKQQHDDARKNVMSELDSAANGRANPKNYELPPIELLIESDDFSFEEQEREVRQKAKILEKTFLNFGFNVKVVEIETGPVIAQYEVELEAGLRLSKITGLADDLAIALRVPSVRIVAPIPGKNTVGIEVPNEERQMVRLREVMEEASGRINKMKVPIFLGKDVSGNSLAVDLASLPHLLIAGRTGTGKSVCLNALITSILMTRRPDEVRMLMIDPKMVELSCYRTLPHLMHPVVTDMKKAEAILAWAVEKMEERYQLLAQVGVRHLSAFNALGEEEIWDRMGCEDEGERNNVATNLPYIVIVADEIADMMMTAGKEVEQHIIRLAQKSRAVGIHLILATQKPTVDVITGLIKSNLPARISFQVASRTDSRVVLDEMGADKLLGNGDMLFLWPGTSTLMRGQGTYLSDEEINRVVEFVSTGEQDFVKELVQLKVEDGATADPAKMKKRDDLYEQAVDVIVAEQRGSVSLLQRALGVGYGRGARLIDFMAEDGIVGPYNGSQAREVIITPEEWELMKSGQSTGGGIAEEIKEEAPAPKAKRSNKIRPHVIEDEEEEEEVDEEAEYEEYEEGEEEAEYEEEEEAEYEEEEYEEEDAEYEEEEDEEEYEEEDDEEEGKYYEESA; from the coding sequence ATGTTCGAAGAACGAAGTATCCAGCGAGATCTGATCGCCATTGGATTGTCCGCGTTGACAATCTTCCTGGCGTTGTCGCTGCTGTCGTATCGGGCAGATGATGCCATCGGCGAACTGCCGGCTCCATTCTCTGCGTTCTATCAGCCAGATCAGGTTGCCTACCCTCAGCCGCACCATGTTCATAACTTGTGTGGTGGTGTCGGGGCGTTGGCCGCGGACTTTCTGCTGGTCAACTTGGGCATTGGGGCCTACTTTGCGGTGGTCAGCATGGCTGCGTTCGATGTCATTCTATTGATGCGAAAAGAAATCAGCTCGCCAGCGGCGCGGCTGATCGGCTGGTTGATGACCCTCACTGGTATCACCACCCTGGTCACGATTGTCGCCCCAGGTGCTTCGCCAGGGCCGATCAGCAGTTCCGGCGGACGTCTGGGACTGATCGGTCAGCAGTTTCTAAGCGAACACTTCGCCACGACCGGTGCCGTCATACTGTGTCTGGCCGTGACCGCCTGTGGTGTGCTGCTGTGCACCGAATACGAACTGGTTCGCCTGACTGTATGGAGCTTCCTGAAGGCCAAGGAAAAGACCCAAGCCGGTGCGGCTGCCTGGAAGACGCGTCGCGAGCGTCTGAAGGAAGAACGCAAGGCGAAGCTGTTGGCCGAGTTCGGCCTGGATGGTGAAGAAGCCGAGTGCGAATACGAAGAAGAAGCCGAATTCGACGAAAAGGGGGTCCGAATCAAGATTGGCGGACGCCAGATCAAGACCGACGTTGAGAAAGAGATTCCGTTCGAAGACGGCGAAGAAGTCTTCGAGGAAGAAGCTGCCGGCGACGAGGAGGTCGAAGAAGAAGAGGAATACGAAGAGGAAGAAGAGATCGACGAAGAAGTCGAAGAGGAACTGGAAGAAGAGGAAGTCGAAGAAGAAGTCCCTATCACGCGCATTGACAAGGCCCAGGAATCTTCGCTGGCGGTGAAGAACCGAAATAGCAAAAAACAGCAGCACGACGATGCTCGCAAGAATGTGATGAGCGAGCTCGACAGTGCTGCCAATGGCCGCGCGAACCCCAAAAATTACGAGCTTCCACCGATCGAACTGTTGATCGAGAGCGATGACTTCTCGTTCGAAGAGCAGGAACGCGAAGTTCGCCAGAAGGCCAAGATACTCGAAAAGACGTTCCTTAACTTCGGCTTCAATGTGAAGGTGGTCGAAATTGAAACAGGCCCCGTGATCGCACAGTACGAAGTGGAGCTGGAAGCAGGTCTACGTCTGTCGAAGATCACCGGCCTGGCCGACGACCTTGCAATTGCACTGCGGGTACCTAGCGTGCGTATCGTGGCCCCGATCCCAGGTAAGAACACTGTTGGTATCGAAGTGCCTAATGAAGAACGCCAGATGGTTCGTCTGCGCGAAGTGATGGAAGAAGCGAGCGGCCGTATCAACAAGATGAAGGTGCCGATCTTCCTGGGTAAGGACGTTTCGGGCAACTCGCTGGCGGTCGACCTGGCGTCGCTGCCTCACCTTCTGATCGCCGGTCGTACGGGTACCGGTAAGTCGGTCTGTTTGAACGCGCTGATCACGTCCATTCTGATGACGCGTCGCCCCGATGAAGTGCGGATGCTGATGATCGACCCGAAGATGGTCGAACTTTCCTGCTATCGCACGTTGCCGCACCTGATGCACCCGGTGGTGACCGATATGAAGAAGGCCGAAGCCATTCTGGCTTGGGCAGTCGAGAAGATGGAAGAGCGTTACCAACTGCTGGCCCAGGTGGGCGTGCGTCACTTGAGTGCGTTCAACGCGCTGGGTGAAGAAGAGATCTGGGATCGCATGGGCTGTGAAGACGAAGGAGAACGAAACAACGTCGCGACCAACCTGCCGTACATCGTGATCGTGGCGGACGAAATCGCGGACATGATGATGACGGCCGGGAAAGAGGTCGAGCAGCACATCATTCGTCTGGCTCAGAAGTCGCGTGCGGTCGGTATCCACTTGATTCTCGCCACGCAGAAGCCAACGGTCGACGTTATTACCGGTTTGATCAAGTCGAACTTGCCGGCACGTATCTCGTTCCAGGTAGCCAGCCGTACCGACAGCCGCGTGGTGCTCGATGAAATGGGTGCTGACAAGCTGCTGGGTAACGGTGACATGCTGTTTCTCTGGCCAGGCACCTCGACGCTGATGCGTGGTCAAGGTACGTACCTGTCTGACGAAGAAATCAACCGCGTCGTCGAGTTCGTCAGCACCGGCGAACAAGACTTCGTGAAGGAACTGGTACAGCTGAAGGTCGAAGACGGCGCGACCGCCGACCCAGCCAAGATGAAGAAGCGTGACGACTTGTACGAACAAGCCGTCGACGTGATCGTCGCTGAACAGCGTGGCAGTGTATCGCTGCTGCAGCGCGCACTAGGCGTGGGCTACGGACGTGGTGCCCGGTTGATCGACTTCATGGCCGAAGACGGTATCGTCGGTCCGTACAACGGTTCGCAGGCCCGCGAGGTGATCATCACGCCAGAAGAATGGGAGCTGATGAAATCAGGCCAGTCGACCGGTGGCGGTATCGCTGAAGAGATCAAAGAAGAAGCCCCTGCACCGAAGGCGAAACGCTCGAACAAGATCCGCCCTCACGTCATCGAAGATGAAGAGGAAGAGGAAGAAGTCGACGAAGAGGCCGAGTACGAAGAATACGAGGAAGGCGAAGAAGAAGCCGAATACGAAGAAGAGGAAGAAGCGGAGTACGAAGAGGAAGAGTACGAAGAAGAGGACGCCGAGTACGAGGAAGAAGAGGACGAAGAGGAGTACGAGGAAGAAGACGACGAAGAAGAAGGCAAGTACTACGAAGAGAGTGCCTAG
- the truB gene encoding tRNA pseudouridine(55) synthase TruB, protein MHGILNINKPAGKTSRDVVNIIQRLVRPAKTGHAGTLDPLATGVLVCPVGHGTKLIEYVQRMPKTYEACFLLGRHSDTEDIEGEVQLLADPPQPTLDEIEAVLPSYLGAIQQVPPAYSALKVAGQRAYDLARQGKEVELASRLIEVYSIEILAYDYPELRMRIECGSGTYIRSLGRDIARDLGTEAVMSELVRTAIGCFRIEDAIHPDDQLSRGTIVAALQPTSLAATQLPQVTVDHEEIVRLAQGKVIEPAVPDSAEEVAAMTTAGELVAVLVPGKEGGWRTTRNFANDYL, encoded by the coding sequence ATGCACGGAATTCTGAATATCAACAAGCCAGCCGGCAAGACCTCGCGCGATGTGGTGAACATCATCCAGCGGTTGGTACGCCCGGCGAAGACAGGGCACGCTGGTACGCTCGATCCGCTGGCCACCGGCGTGCTGGTTTGCCCCGTGGGGCACGGCACGAAGCTGATCGAGTACGTCCAGCGAATGCCAAAGACGTACGAGGCGTGTTTTCTACTGGGACGGCACAGCGATACGGAAGATATCGAAGGGGAAGTCCAACTGCTTGCCGATCCGCCGCAGCCAACGCTCGACGAGATTGAAGCCGTGCTGCCCAGCTACCTGGGCGCGATCCAGCAAGTGCCACCGGCGTACTCGGCGCTGAAGGTCGCCGGCCAGCGCGCGTACGACCTGGCTCGCCAAGGGAAGGAAGTGGAACTGGCCAGCCGCTTGATCGAAGTCTATTCGATCGAGATCTTGGCGTACGACTATCCTGAGCTGCGCATGCGGATTGAGTGCGGCAGCGGAACGTATATTCGTTCGCTCGGACGCGACATCGCGCGTGACCTGGGGACGGAAGCTGTTATGTCCGAGCTGGTACGCACCGCGATCGGCTGCTTTCGGATCGAGGACGCGATTCATCCTGACGATCAGCTTAGCCGCGGAACGATCGTCGCCGCGCTGCAACCGACGTCGCTGGCCGCCACGCAGCTTCCTCAGGTAACGGTTGATCACGAGGAGATCGTACGACTGGCTCAGGGGAAGGTGATCGAGCCGGCGGTGCCTGATTCGGCGGAAGAAGTAGCTGCGATGACGACCGCAGGCGAGCTGGTCGCAGTGCTGGTTCCCGGCAAAGAAGGGGGATGGCGAACGACTCGGAACTTCGCCAACGACTACCTGTAA
- a CDS encoding DinB family protein: MLTSAVAINQFQLAGFQKIAADIPDAALYQPAAGHQHSPVWVMGHLALTGEMGHQFFGGSIKHPEWMPLFAPGSSGEVSPDTGLTKQALIGAVTEAYTQLQKYALESATPELLSQPHGIDLFDGTPIKTIGDAITLLLTNHFGFHLAQLSSCRREAGFAPLF, from the coding sequence ATGCTGACCAGTGCTGTTGCTATCAATCAGTTTCAACTCGCCGGTTTTCAGAAGATCGCAGCGGATATTCCCGACGCGGCCCTTTACCAGCCAGCAGCAGGGCATCAACATTCGCCGGTATGGGTAATGGGGCATCTGGCACTCACTGGCGAGATGGGGCATCAGTTTTTTGGCGGATCTATCAAGCATCCCGAATGGATGCCTCTATTTGCCCCCGGCAGTTCTGGCGAAGTCTCTCCCGACACTGGCCTCACAAAGCAAGCTCTGATCGGTGCTGTCACCGAGGCCTATACGCAGCTTCAGAAGTATGCCCTGGAAAGTGCCACACCGGAGCTTCTTTCCCAGCCGCACGGCATAGACCTGTTCGACGGCACGCCGATCAAGACCATCGGCGATGCCATTACGCTGCTCTTAACCAATCACTTCGGTTTTCATTTGGCACAGCTTTCCAGTTGCCGACGCGAAGCAGGCTTTGCTCCCCTATTTTAA
- a CDS encoding cupin domain-containing protein, whose product MMHPATIRPATEGTRVAVVGDLYRYLATGDETDGKYAMMDALIPPGGGPPPHVHQREEEAFFVLEGEITFRLDGQPIVVGPGTFLNMPIGSVHSFKNESDQPARMLITVAPAGLEKMFLEVGKVLTSPDEQPQPPTEQEIHKLLEVAPMYGVEIRLPH is encoded by the coding sequence ATGATGCACCCCGCTACGATTCGCCCTGCCACCGAAGGTACTCGCGTGGCGGTTGTGGGTGATCTTTACCGCTACCTGGCCACCGGCGACGAGACCGACGGCAAGTATGCGATGATGGACGCGTTGATTCCGCCTGGGGGCGGGCCTCCGCCCCATGTGCATCAGCGGGAAGAAGAGGCGTTCTTCGTGCTGGAAGGGGAGATCACCTTTCGCCTGGATGGCCAGCCGATCGTCGTCGGCCCTGGTACCTTCTTGAACATGCCGATCGGCAGCGTGCATAGCTTTAAGAACGAAAGCGACCAGCCTGCCAGAATGCTGATCACAGTCGCCCCGGCCGGATTGGAGAAGATGTTCCTGGAAGTAGGCAAAGTGCTGACCAGCCCCGACGAGCAGCCGCAACCACCGACTGAGCAGGAGATTCATAAGCTGCTGGAAGTGGCACCGATGTATGGGGTGGAGATTCGATTGCCGCACTGA
- a CDS encoding CASTOR/POLLUX-related putative ion channel encodes MKPVTLRQRLRYQFDTFISKGGGSIFVSLVVVFLVLFAVLAGLRGLSMLIEPTGVSHETHNSFLGQVYIIFLELTDPGNMNQDKFSSPLVKVSGVLAGLAGVIILSMLIAFITTALDQKLAELRKGFSRVIEEDHTLILGWNHRVPEIIRELVIANESKRDACVVILADVPKEEMDDFLSINVTNRCTTRIVTRSGKPSAKLNLEMVSLPTSKSVVVLASCPEAANDAEKAASDIRTIKTILGVMASREEGEEGELNIVAELFFERSRTIAQDISPEVTAIDGQEILAKLLVQTSRSLGLSVVYAEMLSFDGCELYFHQAAWNGITFGEVLYHFPDGVPIGLRHADGTVVINPEADLKLADGDDILILAEDDSTIDFVKDAVAKPKGLKLVEGKKSEQSVERELLIGWNEKLPLIVREYADYVQAGSQIDIMLREATDAIRKTVEQLDAELDNLTIRLIDGNPTDIPTLTAIEPFHYDNIIILSSGDVEADSETSDSETIVILILLRKIFSEAGDGIDTTKTKIITEVMDSDNQELVARAGVHDFIISNRFVSTILAQISEEASIKAVYDDLFSEDGSEIYLKPARLYFDSFPVEVTFADMMDIAQQRQEVCIGVKVQALETNMNQNFGVKLIPEKNTKWTLNAEDRLVVVSEDET; translated from the coding sequence GTGAAACCAGTTACTTTGCGACAGCGGCTGCGATACCAATTCGATACGTTCATCTCCAAAGGAGGTGGCTCGATCTTTGTGAGCCTGGTGGTGGTGTTCCTGGTGCTGTTTGCCGTGCTCGCCGGCCTACGCGGCCTGAGCATGTTGATCGAACCGACCGGCGTTTCGCACGAGACCCACAACTCGTTTCTTGGCCAGGTCTACATCATCTTTCTGGAGTTGACCGACCCCGGCAACATGAACCAAGACAAGTTCTCTTCGCCGCTGGTCAAGGTCTCTGGCGTGCTGGCCGGGCTGGCCGGCGTGATCATTCTGTCGATGCTGATCGCGTTCATCACGACAGCGCTCGATCAGAAACTGGCCGAACTCCGCAAAGGCTTCTCGCGCGTGATCGAAGAGGACCACACGCTGATTCTCGGTTGGAATCATCGCGTGCCAGAGATCATTCGCGAGCTGGTGATTGCCAACGAAAGTAAACGCGACGCCTGCGTGGTGATCCTGGCCGATGTTCCTAAGGAAGAGATGGATGACTTCTTAAGCATCAACGTCACCAATCGCTGCACGACACGTATCGTGACCCGCAGCGGGAAGCCCTCGGCGAAGTTGAACCTGGAAATGGTTTCGCTACCGACCAGCAAGAGCGTGGTGGTGCTGGCCTCGTGCCCGGAAGCGGCGAACGATGCGGAAAAAGCGGCCAGCGATATTCGCACGATCAAAACGATTCTCGGCGTGATGGCCTCGCGCGAGGAAGGGGAAGAGGGAGAACTCAATATCGTCGCCGAACTCTTCTTCGAACGCAGCCGCACTATTGCCCAGGACATCTCGCCGGAGGTCACGGCGATCGACGGGCAAGAGATTTTGGCGAAGCTGCTGGTGCAGACGAGCCGTTCGCTGGGGCTCAGCGTGGTGTATGCCGAGATGCTTTCGTTCGATGGGTGCGAGCTTTACTTTCATCAGGCAGCGTGGAACGGCATCACCTTTGGCGAGGTGCTGTATCACTTCCCTGATGGGGTGCCGATTGGACTGCGACATGCCGACGGAACGGTGGTCATCAATCCCGAGGCCGACCTGAAGCTGGCCGATGGCGATGATATTTTGATTCTGGCCGAAGACGATTCGACGATCGACTTTGTGAAAGACGCCGTCGCCAAGCCCAAGGGATTGAAATTGGTCGAAGGCAAGAAGAGCGAGCAGTCGGTCGAGCGGGAACTGCTCATCGGCTGGAACGAAAAGCTGCCGCTGATTGTTCGCGAATACGCTGACTACGTCCAGGCGGGCTCGCAAATCGATATCATGCTACGGGAAGCGACCGATGCGATTCGCAAGACCGTAGAGCAACTGGATGCCGAGCTCGACAACTTAACCATTCGCCTGATCGACGGGAACCCAACCGACATCCCGACGCTGACCGCCATCGAGCCGTTTCATTACGACAACATTATCATCCTCAGTTCAGGCGACGTCGAAGCCGATTCGGAAACGTCTGACTCGGAGACGATCGTCATCCTGATTCTGCTGCGGAAGATCTTCTCGGAAGCTGGGGACGGCATCGACACGACCAAGACCAAGATCATCACCGAGGTGATGGACTCTGACAATCAAGAGCTGGTCGCCAGGGCAGGGGTGCACGACTTCATCATCTCGAACCGCTTCGTCAGCACGATCCTGGCCCAGATCAGCGAAGAGGCCAGCATCAAAGCGGTGTACGACGACTTGTTCTCAGAGGATGGATCAGAGATCTACCTGAAGCCAGCCCGTCTGTACTTCGATTCGTTCCCCGTCGAGGTGACCTTCGCCGACATGATGGACATCGCCCAGCAGCGTCAAGAGGTATGCATCGGCGTGAAAGTACAGGCCCTGGAAACCAACATGAACCAGAACTTCGGCGTGAAACTGATCCCCGAGAAGAACACGAAGTGGACGCTGAATGCAGAAGACCGGTTGGTGGTGGTTTCGGAGGATGAGACTTAG
- a CDS encoding alpha/beta hydrolase, with protein MTIRSLSLFALLLAFGMTSIATAQRPRREVTWVNPDIPNMPGLVHKVLESKSLGHEVGYVVWTPPNMDTSGQTRYPVVYFLHGAGGSEKSDAAGFASQVAGAIRSGKFPAAICVFPNGGMSGYRDEVEKTIVDELIPLVDQDYPTQTKASGRAICGFSMGGAGSVHLSLNHPDLFCGAGSWGGALSFRGSGEESPLLTVAKQNSDKLKANNYALLTINGDQDRPDAFKLLKAVLDEQEIPHQVIVLKDTNHNLGKYHKETNGTMLKFLKNQLSLSGS; from the coding sequence ATGACGATCCGTTCGCTTTCGTTATTTGCCTTGCTACTTGCTTTCGGCATGACTTCCATCGCCACAGCCCAGCGTCCGCGGCGCGAGGTTACGTGGGTAAACCCTGACATCCCCAACATGCCTGGCCTGGTACACAAGGTGCTCGAAAGCAAGTCGCTCGGCCACGAAGTCGGCTACGTCGTTTGGACACCACCGAATATGGATACCAGCGGCCAGACGCGCTACCCGGTGGTGTATTTCCTACACGGAGCTGGCGGAAGCGAAAAATCGGACGCCGCCGGATTCGCCTCGCAAGTTGCCGGCGCGATTCGCAGTGGCAAGTTCCCGGCGGCGATCTGTGTCTTTCCCAACGGCGGCATGAGCGGGTACCGCGACGAAGTCGAGAAGACGATCGTCGACGAACTGATTCCCCTGGTCGACCAAGACTATCCGACTCAGACTAAAGCATCGGGGAGGGCAATCTGCGGATTCTCGATGGGGGGTGCCGGCTCGGTGCACCTCTCGCTCAACCACCCCGACCTCTTCTGCGGAGCTGGCAGTTGGGGTGGTGCATTGTCATTTCGAGGGAGCGGCGAAGAAAGCCCGCTATTGACCGTCGCCAAGCAAAACAGCGACAAGCTGAAAGCGAACAATTACGCGCTGTTGACGATCAACGGCGACCAGGATCGGCCGGATGCGTTCAAGCTACTGAAAGCCGTGCTCGACGAACAAGAGATCCCGCACCAAGTGATCGTGCTGAAAGATACGAACCACAACCTGGGTAAGTATCACAAGGAGACCAACGGCACGATGCTGAAGTTCTTAAAGAACCAGCTCAGTCTCAGTGGTTCGTAA